One Cydia pomonella isolate Wapato2018A unplaced genomic scaffold, ilCydPomo1 PGA_scaffold_143, whole genome shotgun sequence genomic window carries:
- the LOC133533260 gene encoding ATP synthase mitochondrial F1 complex assembly factor 2-like, giving the protein MQAFTTKSFSSLIRARLTEFFPRQHYVTRKRFYRNTGIVQSDSKWEVTLDHRRLKTPNGSVLSVSSEPLARAVAAEWDAQLEHITQPTMHLTALCNTAIDNPGKLTSHDIASYLLDFLPTDTLLFHSEEEEELRALQAKKWTPVLEWFQKRFNVTQETSKGLTLPPVATDTRAVLARYFLSFDFPALNAIYFGVEALKSPILMIACVERHLEPKQAVLLCRLEEEYQLSRWGRVPWAHELSQAELTARVAAALLAVAGAGEAHSARAKAAPPETA; this is encoded by the exons atgcaGGCGTTTACAACAAAGTCATTCTCTAGTTTAATTAGAGCGCGTCTTACCGAATTCTTCCCTCGTCAACATTATG TGACCCGCAAGAGGTTTTACCGCAACACTGGCATCGTCCAGAGCGACAGCAAGTGGGAAGTGACGCTGGACCACCGGCGACTGAAGACGCCGAACGGCAGCGTGCTGTCGGTGAGCAGCGAGCCGCTGGCGCGCGCCGTCGCCGCCGAGTGGGACGCGCAGCTCGAACACATCACACAGCCCACCATGCACCTG ACAGCTTTGTGCAATACAGCCATAGACAACCCTGGGAAGTTGACTTCACATGACATTGCTAGTTATTTACTTGACTTTCTACCTACAGACACACTCCTGTTTCATTCAGAG GAAGAAGAGGAATTAAGAGCACTGCAAGCAAAGAAATGGACACCAGTACTAGAATGGTTTCAAAAGAGATTCAATGTTACCCAAGAGACATCCAAGGGCTTGACACTCCCACCTGTGGCTACGGACACCCGAGCAGTATTGGCACGATACTTTCTGTCATTTGACTTCCCTGCACTTAATG CAATTTATTTCGGCGTAGAAGCCCTGAAGTCCCCCATACTGATGATTGCGTGCGTGGAGCGTCATCTGGAGCCGAAACAGGCAGTGTTGCTGTGCCGCCTCGAGGAAGAGTACCAG CTGTCTCGGTGGGGCCGCGTGCCCTGGGCGCACGAGCTGAGCCAGGCGGAGCTGACGGCGCGCGTGGCGGCCGCGCTGCTGGCGGTGGCGGGCGCGGGCGAGGCGCACTCCGCGCGCGCCAAGGCCGCGCCGCCCGAGACCGCCTAG
- the LOC133533259 gene encoding uncharacterized protein LOC133533259: MSGAALEAEAGRARPLSGGLWSLISWLRRDDSGASSDSLSSVGSDRTVASIAFLSPDRYRHPAAPVLLPPPGPATDSYKKRLRDRNSRLQHDRDLTLHRKYGLFRGDNGYDAFSLPPARKSSENNWKERERRATSECVQRRAAHVPGKRRAPAPPARSATLGAPRRSRKRPAPQPPRRPLSELGRNAPIPEEPLLVQTDTDLVNPALRRTESMDCKPEKYIKKENKDSKPRTEKSFLKQIFEGRKRNSAVDTVPERILPSISELDKQAAEIIESCKLKALDRSNERAAGTSRELVTPSKGDMWFCTRCLRKYNDSVVTCGYCITEQKIQLNKNVNDRRLANRASSNTQTVMTNVASASGVNVVEEKQKLKEMLKEIKNSLPKRAKHEVNDNKINNHKEISKPSVVEAPTLRIGTKIKEEKVIHDTNSTSVNIEEESRNKDAMFVTNTVSTSATETAVVTQPIVLQHIPSRDIVKLEHFRIAETKQGKLSMNSPTAFDDKNIITKSNSATKHSIIPESKYKIDSDSSTSGNAPSKVPLKISSLLNSSPTIEKQLQKIPHNLQFGTQDQRSYSNQTTTAEHEAKPLVAATATSGQKAEHKTQEQTTQKPLKATSTTQTSSNVVFDIAAKCKRNITIIKDQDVNNKLSSLKPDAEINNGTPLLPTSSASFGISSSGPQTKTFSAPGPSVHDKRMNIDNIGNQQKKSLSQNAPYKVSGEIPKLDLHSRRRDLINQLEQSIAKGDERAAADAAAKLAQLRLSCSVLSFSSQIVGAPSTSLTDPIKKTNDSVSNKTQMEDTTQPNDPKKSNTTSPDNIAASSSKTLIEKKPAPMQPKSEVLENIPVYNERKINEPSTSNKKDAAGNDNVSIEVWIEDREAARGPIRINMPRVSVMGDLRRQANASFGLAAHLQRWIVGRTLCTDDSTPLNTLAGPKFDAPFYLCLVEPDTNKQSDVRLGSSSNNKTEGKNQNVDQPNGENKATDVYAELVLLERRALVPNAEVFECGVCMENYQPGKGAVLRECVHMFCMECLSDVVKHSEEPAVSCPAMGCPGFLQEREIRALVSLEEYERWLARGLAAAESGTRNAFHCRTADCQGWALCEPGVTRFPCPVCKRTNCVSCQAIHEGDTCEQYRAKQQAVEAANREPEETDEGTRAFLNTLISRGEALECPECSAIITKKWGCDWIKCSACKTEICWVTRGRRWGPGGRGDTSAGCRCGVDGKRCHPSCGYCH; the protein is encoded by the exons ATGAGCGGCGCGGCATTGGAGGCGGAGGCCGGGCGCGCGCGGCCGCTGTCGGGCGGGCTGTGGTCGCTCATCTCGTGGCTACGCCGCGACGACTCGGGCGCCTCCAGCGACAGCCTCTCCAGCGTCGGCTCCGACCGCACCGTCGCCAGCATCGCCTTTCTATCACCCGACCGCTACCGCCACCCCGCCGCCCCCGTTCTCCTGCCCCCGCCCGGTCCCGCGACCGACTCCTACAAGAAGCGCTTACGCGACAGGAACTCCAGACTGCAGCACGACCGCGATCTCACGCTCCATCGCAAATACGGACTCTTCAGGGGAGATAACGGTTACGACGCTTTTAGCCTACCTCCGGCGCGTAAATCCAGCGAGAACAACTGGAAGGAGAGGGAGCGCCGAGCCACAAGCGAGTGTGTGCAGCGGCGTGCGGCGCACGTGCCCGGCAAGCGACGGGCGCCGGCGCCCCCCGCCCGCTCCGCCACCCTCGGGGCGCCGCGCCGCTCCCGCAAGCGCCCCGCGCCACAGCCTCCTCGACGGCCGCTCAGTGAGCTCGGCAGGAACGCTCCGATACCCGAGGAACCGCTTCTAGTCCAAACAGATACAGATTTAGTCAATCCCGCTTTGCGGAGAACCGAAAGCATGGATTGCAAaccagaaaaatatattaagaaagaaaataaagatTCTAAACCGCGAACGGAAAAAAGTTTCTTGAAACAGATTTTTGAGGGCAGAAAGAGGAATTCGGCCGTCGACACCGTTCCTGAAAGGATACTGCCCAGTATAAGTGAGCTGGACAAGCAGGCCGCTGAAATAATAGAGTcgtgtaaattaaaagctttagATCGAAGTAATGAAAGGGCCGCGGGGACGTCCAGAGAACTAGTGACACCGTCCAAAGGAGACATGTGGTTCTGCACAAGGTGTCTTCGAAAATATAATGATTCTGTCGTAACATGCGGATATTGTATAACTGAACAGAAAAtacaattaaacaaaaatgtcaatGATCGTCGTTTAGCCAATAGAGCTTCTAGTAATACACAAACAGTAATGACAAATGTTGCCTCGGCGAGCGGAGTAAACGTAGttgaagaaaaacaaaaattaaaagaaatgcTTAAAGAGATTAAGAATTCCTTACCTAAGAGAGCTAAACACGAGgttaatgataataaaataaataatcataaagaAATTTCAAAGCCTTCTGTTGTAGAAGCTCCTACTCTTAGAATAGGAactaaaataaaagaagaaaaagtaATACACGATACCAACAGTACATCAGTAAATATCGAAGAAGAAAGTAGAAATAAAGATGCAATGTTCGTTACCAACACAGTATCGACATCGGCCACGGAAACAGCTGTAGTAACACAACCAATAGTGTTACAACATATACCTTCCAGGGATATAGTAAAATTAGAACATTTTAGAATTGCGGAAACCAAACAAGGAAAATTAAGTATGAATTCGCCTACTGCTTTCGacgataaaaatattattactaagTCAAATTCAGCCACAAAACACTCGATTATCCCTGAAAGTAAATATAAGATTGACAGTGATTCTTCCACATCTGGCAATGCTCCTTCAAAGGTACCATTAAAAATATCCTCATTACTAAATTCAAGCCCAACAATtgaaaaacaattacaaaaaataccacACAACTTACAATTTGGAACCCAGGATCAGAGATCTTATAGTAACCAAACAACAACAGCAGAACACGAAGCAAAACCCTTAGTTGCTGCGACTGCCACTTCAGGGCAAAAAGCTGAGCATAAGACTCAAGAACAAACAACGCAAAAACCGCTAAAAGCAACCAGTACAACGCAAACTTCTTCGAATGTAGTTTTTGATATTGCTGCTAAGTGTAAACgaaatataacaattataaaagaCCAAGATGTTAACAATAAGCTAAGTAGTTTAAAACCTGATGCAGAAATAAATAATGGGACACCCTTACTTCCCACAAGTTCAGCTTCCTTTGGAATCTCTTCATCTGGCCcccaaacaaaaacattttcagcTCCTGGCCCGTCTGTACATGATAAACGAATGAATATTGATAATATCGGAAACCAGCAGAAGAAATCACTCTCTCAAAATGCGCCATATAAAGTATCCGGTGAAATACCGAAATTAGATCTCCATTCAAGAAGAAGAGATTTGATTAACCAGCTTGAACAGTCCATCGCTAAAGGAGATGAAAGAGCGGCTGCTGATGCCGCCGCAAAGCTAGCGCAATTAAGACTATCCTGTTCCGTACTGTCATTTTCATCACAAATTGTTGGTGCACCGTCTACATCATTAACTGACCCAATTAAGAAAACCAATGATTCTGTCTCTAACAAGACACAGATGGAAGACACAACACAACCAAATGATCCTAAGAAATCAAACACCACATCGCCTGATAATATTGCAGCATCATCAAGTAAAACTCTGATTGAAAAGAAACCAGCCCCTATGCAGCCTAAATCTGAAGTATTGGAAAATATACCAGTCTATAACGAACGTAAAATAAACGAACCCTCAACATCTAATAAAAAGGATGCAGCCGGAAATGATAACGTTTC GATAGAAGTATGGATTGAAGATAGAGAAGCGGCTAGGGGGCCTATACGGATTAATATGCCCCGGGTATCCGTAATGGGCGATTTGCGGCGTCAAGCGAACGCGTCATTTGGTCTGGCGGCCCACTTACAACGGTGGATCGTGGGAAGGACTCTATGCACCGACGACAGCACGCCCCTCAATACGCTGGCTGGCCCGAAGTTTGACGCGCCGTTTTATCTCTGCTTGGTGGAGCCAG ATACAAATAAGCAAAGTGATGTGCGCCTGGGATCTTCTTCAAATAATAAAACAGAGGGAAAGAATCAGAACGTAGACCAACCAAATGGAGAAAACAAAGCAACTGATGTATATGCCGAATTAGTCCTTCTGGAGCGCCGCGCTCTTGTTCCGAATGCTGAAGTGTTTGAGTGTggagtttgtatggagaattaCCAACCCGGCAAAGGGGCGGTTCTAAGAGAATGCGTTCACATGTTCTGCATGGAGTGTCTCTCAGACGTCGTGAAGCACTCCGAGGAGCCAGCAGTTTCATGCCCCGCCATGGGCTGCCCTGGGTTTCTGCAGGAGCGGGAAATCCGTGCACTTGTATCTCTAGAGGAATATGAGCGATGGTTGGCGAGAGGACTGGCTGCCGCGGAGAGCGGCACTCGAAACGCATTCCACTGTCGAACAGCCGACTGCCAGGGATGGGCGCTGTGTGAACCGGGTGTTACGAGGTTCCCCTGCCCTGTTTGCAAGCGGACAAACTGCGTTTCATGTCAG GCCATTCACGAGGGCGACACTTGTGAACAGTATCGCGCAAAGCAGCAAGCCGTCGAAGCCGCCAACCGGGAGCCGGAAGAAACTGACGAAGGAACCAGGGCATTCCTCAACACGCTGATATCGCGCGGGGAAGCTCTTGAGTGTCCGGAGTGCAGTGCAATAATAACGAAGAAGTGGGGTTGCGATTGGATCAAATGTTCGGCCTGCAAGACGGAGATCTGCTGGGTGACGCGCGGCCGGCGCTGGGGCCCGGGCGGCCGCGGCGACACCAGCGCCGGCTGCCGCTGCGGCGTCGACGGGAAGCGGTGCCATCCTTCATGTGGCTATTGTCATTaa